A region of Thermococcus piezophilus DNA encodes the following proteins:
- a CDS encoding amino acid racemase, with translation MPERVIGILGGMGPLATAELFRRIIEKTPAKRDQDHPRIIIYNNPKISDRTAFVLGKGEDPRPGLIEGARKLESCGADFIIMPCNTAHFFAENIQRKISIPLISMVEETAKRIEEMGLKKVGLLATDGTIRGLVYHRALLDRGIQIAVPIKKDQELVMKGIYEGIKSGNLELGRELLLRVARRLEKRSEGIIAGCTEVSVAIGPDDLGVPLIDPLDVIAEKAVRLALGMEELGD, from the coding sequence ATGCCCGAGAGGGTCATCGGAATCCTCGGCGGTATGGGACCATTAGCCACCGCAGAACTCTTCAGGCGGATAATCGAAAAGACACCGGCAAAGAGGGATCAGGATCACCCGCGAATAATCATCTACAACAACCCTAAAATTTCTGACAGGACGGCCTTTGTCCTTGGGAAGGGGGAGGATCCAAGGCCAGGGCTCATAGAGGGCGCCCGCAAGCTCGAGAGCTGTGGAGCGGACTTTATAATAATGCCATGCAATACAGCTCATTTCTTCGCGGAAAACATCCAGAGGAAGATAAGCATACCACTGATCAGTATGGTGGAAGAAACCGCGAAGAGAATAGAGGAAATGGGACTTAAGAAGGTCGGTCTTTTGGCCACCGATGGAACCATTAGGGGCCTTGTTTATCACCGTGCCCTCCTTGATAGGGGGATTCAGATAGCAGTGCCCATCAAAAAGGATCAGGAGCTCGTCATGAAGGGTATTTACGAGGGGATCAAATCTGGAAACCTCGAGCTGGGCAGGGAACTTCTCCTCCGGGTTGCCAGGAGGCTGGAAAAGAGGAGCGAAGGCATAATAGCCGGTTGCACCGAGGTGAGTGTAGCAATTGGGCCAGATGACTTGGGCGTTCCCTTGATAGACCCCCTGGATGTCATAGCGGAGAAGGCAGTAAGGCTGGCCCTTGGAATGGAGGAGCTCGGCGATTAG
- a CDS encoding TIGR00296 family protein, whose product MPRIKDELGEFLVRLARKAIEEYLNSGRVIKPPEDTPEELWEKMGVFVTLNRHGVPKQSALRGCIGFPLPIYPLVEATIKAAIYAAVEDPRFPPVTLDEMDNITVEVSVLTPPELVEGPPEERPKKIKVGRDGLIVEKGIHSGLLLPQVPIEWGWDEEEFLAETCWKAGLPPDCWLDEDTKVYKFTAEIFGEEYPRGPVKRKPLVPEE is encoded by the coding sequence GTGCCCAGGATCAAGGACGAATTAGGAGAGTTCCTTGTTAGGCTTGCAAGGAAGGCAATCGAGGAGTATTTAAACTCAGGAAGAGTCATTAAGCCACCAGAGGACACTCCAGAAGAGCTTTGGGAAAAGATGGGAGTTTTTGTCACTCTCAACCGCCATGGTGTCCCAAAACAATCAGCGCTCAGGGGGTGTATCGGGTTTCCCTTGCCAATTTATCCGCTCGTTGAAGCCACAATAAAAGCGGCTATATATGCCGCTGTTGAAGATCCTCGCTTTCCACCTGTAACGCTTGATGAGATGGACAACATAACCGTTGAGGTGAGTGTTCTAACTCCTCCCGAGTTAGTTGAGGGGCCTCCAGAAGAGAGACCGAAGAAAATTAAAGTTGGAAGGGATGGGCTGATAGTTGAGAAGGGCATTCATTCGGGACTTTTGCTGCCTCAAGTCCCTATTGAATGGGGCTGGGATGAGGAAGAATTTTTGGCAGAAACCTGCTGGAAAGCTGGCTTACCTCCAGACTGCTGGCTCGATGAGGATACAAAGGTTTACAAGTTTACGGCGGAGATATTTGGGGAGGAATACCCAAGAGGCCCCGTGAAGAGGAAGCCGTTAGTTCCAGAAGAGTGA
- a CDS encoding RsmB/NOP family class I SAM-dependent RNA methyltransferase, with protein MELFYRITLHELIADILTLIDERELSSKNALERVFKRVSGRDREKARGLAHAYVFEIEKWRKKIDFMVNSVLKGSKIEDLDLYLANLIRIGVFEMKFKGVNPAIATDSVVRVVKERYDQSKARFVNALLREVEGFNLEKALKKLKEKDRIEYLSVKFSHPRWYVEYAIELLGYGGAVRLMLSNNRAQRYYVRVNPLKTDIDSLADYLEEHNVRVARTLVDDVLKILEYETPITRLEWYKQGHFVIQDLASAYVAHVLSPEKDERILDLAAAPGSKTFHVAHLMENTGEIIAVDYSMERLNKMREKMKALGVTNVKLVHADGMKFKDKEEFDRIILDAPCSSSGTYRQFPEVKWRFDERKIQRVIQVQKAMLRNAYRNLKAGGDMTYSTCSIRIDENEENVRYAINKVGFELVDYPFSWGEKGFTEIGDKVFRAWTHLHDCNSFFIAKLRKE; from the coding sequence ATGGAGCTGTTTTATCGCATAACTCTTCACGAGCTCATAGCTGACATATTAACATTAATTGATGAGCGTGAGCTCTCTTCAAAAAATGCCCTTGAGAGAGTTTTTAAGCGAGTTAGTGGAAGAGACAGAGAAAAAGCCCGTGGGTTGGCTCATGCTTATGTATTCGAAATTGAAAAATGGAGGAAGAAAATCGACTTCATGGTGAACTCCGTCCTCAAGGGCTCAAAAATTGAGGATTTGGATCTTTATTTGGCCAATTTAATCAGAATCGGCGTTTTTGAAATGAAGTTCAAGGGAGTTAATCCTGCCATTGCCACCGATTCCGTTGTCCGGGTTGTTAAGGAGAGATATGATCAATCAAAGGCCAGGTTTGTGAATGCCCTGCTTAGGGAGGTTGAGGGTTTCAACCTTGAAAAAGCTTTAAAAAAGCTGAAAGAGAAGGATAGAATTGAGTATTTAAGTGTTAAGTTCTCCCATCCAAGATGGTACGTTGAATATGCAATTGAGTTACTTGGTTATGGGGGTGCGGTAAGGCTTATGCTAAGCAATAATAGAGCTCAGCGCTACTATGTGCGGGTGAATCCTCTAAAAACGGACATTGACAGCTTAGCTGATTATTTGGAGGAGCACAATGTTAGGGTTGCTAGAACTCTAGTTGATGACGTGCTCAAGATTTTAGAATACGAGACTCCAATTACGAGGCTTGAATGGTACAAGCAAGGCCACTTTGTCATTCAAGACTTGGCTTCAGCTTATGTTGCCCATGTTTTAAGCCCAGAAAAGGACGAGAGAATTCTTGATTTGGCAGCTGCTCCGGGCAGCAAAACATTCCACGTTGCTCACCTGATGGAAAACACGGGGGAGATAATAGCTGTTGATTATTCTATGGAAAGGCTCAACAAAATGCGTGAGAAGATGAAGGCTCTGGGAGTTACAAATGTTAAGCTTGTCCATGCTGATGGGATGAAGTTTAAAGACAAAGAAGAGTTTGATAGAATTATTCTTGATGCTCCATGCTCAAGTTCGGGCACCTACAGGCAGTTCCCTGAGGTGAAGTGGCGCTTTGATGAAAGGAAAATTCAAAGGGTTATTCAAGTGCAGAAGGCGATGCTGAGGAATGCCTATCGCAACTTGAAAGCCGGTGGGGACATGACATATTCAACCTGCTCAATCAGGATTGATGAAAACGAAGAGAATGTTAGATATGCAATAAACAAGGTGGGTTTTGAGCTGGTTGATTACCCCTTCAGCTGGGGCGAGAAGGGATTCACGGAGATTGGAGATAAAGTTTTTAGGGCCTGGACTCATCTGCACGACTGTAACAGCTTTTTCATTGCAAAATTGAGAAAAGAATAA
- a CDS encoding MBL fold metallo-hydrolase: protein MVKVIKKVESYPLYDDGNHKVFWLGVEEAEDEKGILTNQYLIIDNDEAALIEPGGYFVFERVLRNVSSKIPPTKIKYLIYSHQDPDVVAGMNLWFEYAPLAKIVISKLWIRFISHLAILSGPRTIGIPDEGMEITVGNSKIKALPAHYLHSPGNFVFYDMKAKILLSSDIGAAAFPEGEWYLFVEDFDRHAEFMEAFHKRYMSSSKALRAWVRMVRNLDINMIAPQHGAIFEGENVKKFLDWLYNLEVGIDVYEHLFKV, encoded by the coding sequence GTGGTTAAGGTGATTAAAAAAGTTGAATCATATCCCCTTTATGATGATGGTAACCATAAAGTTTTCTGGCTTGGGGTAGAGGAGGCTGAGGATGAGAAGGGAATACTCACGAATCAGTATCTGATCATCGATAATGATGAGGCGGCATTGATTGAGCCCGGAGGATACTTTGTTTTTGAGAGGGTTCTAAGAAACGTTTCATCCAAAATACCCCCAACCAAAATAAAGTATCTAATATACTCTCATCAGGATCCCGATGTTGTAGCGGGAATGAACCTCTGGTTTGAATACGCTCCATTGGCAAAGATCGTGATCTCAAAGCTTTGGATAAGGTTCATCTCCCATTTGGCAATTCTCAGTGGTCCAAGGACGATTGGAATTCCCGATGAAGGGATGGAGATAACGGTGGGAAACTCAAAAATTAAGGCACTCCCTGCGCACTATCTTCACTCCCCTGGAAACTTTGTTTTCTATGATATGAAGGCAAAGATACTCCTCAGTTCGGACATAGGAGCGGCGGCGTTTCCGGAGGGGGAGTGGTACCTGTTTGTTGAGGATTTTGACAGACATGCAGAATTTATGGAGGCTTTTCACAAAAGATACATGAGCTCAAGCAAAGCACTCAGGGCATGGGTAAGGATGGTGAGAAACCTTGACATCAATATGATAGCCCCGCAGCATGGTGCGATATTTGAAGGGGAAAACGTCAAAAAATTCCTTGACTGGCTGTATAACCTTGAAGTGGGTATTGACGTGTACGAGCATTTATTTAAGGTTTAA
- a CDS encoding IS6 family transposase, translated as MVAGTVGIIVKVLVWVVLIMVVLELLVEEVKVRKIFKRNKKDVRLKVLAAILYYLGISLRKTSSFMTVFQTMSHEAVRAYCHRLKNVIQPPQKKKRRLIAVDGTKLKIEELQVFVWIAVDVDTREVLSVQLSRGGVVWTLTCSCAGFSSTVRISLSLWLIRARGIRGLFRGWGCGLDRRDLVSGVLLNLFSLY; from the coding sequence TTGGTAGCGGGGACTGTCGGGATAATTGTTAAAGTGTTGGTGTGGGTTGTTTTGATTATGGTTGTACTGGAATTACTGGTTGAGGAAGTTAAAGTCAGAAAAATCTTCAAGCGAAACAAGAAAGATGTCAGACTAAAAGTCCTGGCCGCAATCCTGTACTACCTCGGAATCTCCCTCAGAAAAACAAGCAGTTTCATGACAGTATTCCAGACAATGAGTCATGAGGCAGTGAGAGCTTACTGTCACAGGCTGAAGAATGTCATTCAACCGCCGCAGAAAAAGAAGCGCAGGCTCATCGCAGTTGATGGGACGAAACTGAAAATCGAGGAGCTGCAAGTTTTTGTTTGGATTGCTGTTGATGTGGATACTCGGGAGGTCTTATCTGTTCAGCTCTCCCGGGGGGGAGTAGTCTGGACGCTTACTTGTTCCTGCGCGGGGTTCTCAAGTACTGTGAGAATAAGCCTGAGTTTGTGGTTGATAAGGGCCCGTGGTATCCGTGGGCTTTTCAGAGGTTGGGGTTGCGGTTTAGACAGGAGAGATTTGGTGAGCGGAGTGTTGTTGAATCTGTTTTCTCTTTACTGA
- a CDS encoding ABC transporter ATP-binding protein, with amino-acid sequence MLELQNLVAGYGKIPIIGPINLQVEKGEVVILWGPNGVGKTTLLRTIASFLKPLEGSVKLNGKPIPKLKRKIFLLDERVTLPGSLKAIEYLKVVGALYGHYSNYSKLLKYVGVHPNVLISHLSQGQQRRLQLASILAAESAELFLIDDPTVGLDDYSVEALIPWFVEYLMNKDKIVIISTRTNYLKELLANKAKIINATKYSKVLPKIAEGQ; translated from the coding sequence ATGCTGGAACTTCAAAATCTCGTGGCTGGTTATGGCAAGATTCCAATTATAGGCCCAATAAACCTTCAAGTGGAAAAAGGGGAAGTCGTAATTCTTTGGGGTCCTAATGGGGTTGGAAAAACAACACTTCTAAGAACTATAGCATCATTCCTAAAACCTTTAGAGGGAAGTGTAAAATTAAATGGAAAACCAATTCCAAAGCTCAAGAGGAAAATATTTCTCCTTGATGAGAGGGTAACCCTTCCAGGTAGCTTGAAAGCAATAGAGTATTTAAAGGTTGTAGGAGCCCTCTATGGACATTATTCTAATTATTCAAAACTTCTTAAATATGTGGGAGTTCATCCAAATGTCTTAATCTCCCATTTATCTCAAGGCCAACAGAGAAGACTCCAATTGGCAAGTATACTAGCTGCTGAAAGTGCAGAGCTCTTTCTTATCGATGACCCAACTGTTGGTCTTGATGATTACAGTGTCGAAGCTCTAATTCCGTGGTTTGTGGAATACTTAATGAATAAAGACAAAATAGTTATTATATCGACGAGAACTAACTATTTAAAAGAGTTACTTGCAAATAAAGCAAAAATAATTAATGCAACTAAATATAGCAAAGTCTTACCTAAAATAGCTGAGGGGCAATAG